Genomic DNA from Peribacillus sp. ACCC06369:
AGTGTACTTTACGGTAGCAACAATGCTATTGTTTTTTAGTGCTCCTTCTTCAACAAACTGGGCAGTTTAGTTGAAAAAAATGTATTATTTTTCTTAGATAGGAAAAAATATAAAACTAAACCGTGAGAAGGAGGAAACAAATGGAAGTAAATATGAGTGTTGAAGAAGTCGTGAATCAAATTTCTCAATTAGTACAAAAAGAAGGGCAGCCACTTAGGAAGAAACAGGTAAAGAAGTCAGATCCAGAGTTAATGAAAAATGCATTGTATTATTTTCCTAGTTGGGAGAATGCAGTAGAACATAGCGTTGGATCTTAACCATTAACCGATACATAAAACATGTATTTTCCAAATTGGTGTTATAATCTTTTCGACTTTGTAAAAAATATGTTAAATCTAACCACAGAAGCTGTCTGACACGAAAGGGTAGCTTCTGTGGTTTTTATTTTAGTTTTTCCTTTATTCCTATTTATAACGCTCTATGAAGTCTACTAAAGCAATCTCCAAAGCATTTCCCTTATCCATTCGAACAAGTTCCACGATTTCATCAAACTGTTGCCAGACTTGATCACTCACTTTATAAGCCCGCGGATCCTTGTAGCTTTTGGATTTAGTTCTATCTTCATCCTGATAATTTTTCGTCTTGTTATCAATGAGGATACCGGTAGATTCTTTGATTCTACGACGTAAGGTATCTTTACTGACTCCGTACGAGGTGGCTATATCAAGAGGACTTTCTTCCTTTTCATTGACTCTTTCAATAATTTCTTGAAGCAAAACAGGTTTCATGATTTCTTCCTCCTCTTCAGGCATGTCATGGAAAGCACGTCGACGTGTCTCCTATGGTGCGGATGTGCCTTTGGCGTGTTATTCGATACACGGGCGTGTCACCTGCGTGTCTTATCTGCGAGACCGGCCTACGTGTCGGGGACCTACTCAAGCTCACCACGAAGCAGATCCTGGATCTCAAAGGTAAACAAAACAAGATTCTCCGGGTCAAGGAAGGTAAAACGCAAAAAATCCGCGACATGTATATCGCGAATTGCTTTCAAGAGGTCTATGATTATGCCGAAAACGTCCAGAGTCCCTATTTATTTCCGTCCAGGAAGGGAGAACGCCCCATTTACCCCTACTCAGGCCTACCGGCGGCTAAATAAGGCTGCAGAGTTCGCTGGCGTGGAACATGTCGGCAACCATACTTTGCGAAAAACGTTTGGCTATTGGTTTTATAAAGCCAGAAGGCTATTGCCATGCTGCAACGGATTCTAAATCATTCTCATCCATCCGTTACCCTGCGTTATATCGGCATTACGGAAGAAGAAACGAACAACGTATTGAAACATTTTAGTGTTTTTCACTAATCCATCTTCTTTATTTTCTTCAAGTAATTTTTATTCATTTTGATGCAATAAGAACGTTACTATAAGAAAAATAGTCAGTCCAATATCAGCCCACTTGAGAAAAATCAGGTGGGGCTGATGTGGGGCTTAAATGATAATTAAAAAACAGTTATTTAGTGATATCACTATATGTTAATCAATGTCCCCTTCACGTCCCCTATTTGGATACCCTGAATAGTAGATTCATTAGTTGGGGAATATACATATAGATGATCTTCTCAAATTAGTTTGTAAAGCAAATGGCCTCTGTTCCCCGCCTATTTCCCAAGGTTGGTTGCAGGGGTATTCTTATGCCAAAGCAAATTAAGAACAATGTGAATAAAAAATACAACCAGTGGCATAGTAATAAATAACTTAAGGTTAAATCAATAAAACGCAACTATTGCCAATGCCCTTGTATCAGCCTAAAAAGTTGGTACAGGGGTATTTTTCGTTATAGTACTTGATGGAGTTTATACTCTTTAATCGTGCCAGAACTTGCCCGTCTAATTTATCCAACTCTTCGTCCATCGTATCAAAACGCGTATCATTAATATCCCACCGAACAGGAATTATTAAATAAACCCCTTGGGATCCAAGGGGTTTGGTGTCTTTCACTTTTATTGTTTATGTATGATTTTATTCAGCTAAAAAAGGATAGTTTTCTCTAAGTCCTCTTCCGGTATCGGCCCCGCCTACGCCAGATACTATGACAGCCACACATGCCATCCAACCCTTTTTCATTATAACAGAAAGCGCTTACATTTCCAAGGATTACTAGAAAACATCTTTGGACTTCTTATTCTACGATTTAGTGTTGCATGATTGTTCCCTATTAGTAGTTTCTCATCTTCAATTATACAGAACCCTTATGATTTAGGTATTCAAGTGAGATACCCCTTCTTAATGCTGTTTGTTCCATTAATCTAATTTCATGATACATAGCATCAGTCAAGATTCCTTTTTCAATGTTCTTATTTATTTCAAAATAAAACCCAGCCAATAATTCTACCGGTAATTAAATCGTAAAGGGAACTTTTTTCTTTCACTATAAATCACCTCCTAATTAGACCATACAAAAAACTAGCACAAATTGAAAGAATTTTCTACAAAATAATACATGATAACTAAATGTAACCATACATAAATAGATACCTCTAGTAAACGTCACAGTTTGAGTAAACCCTACACTAAGATAACTTCAAAAAGAGCATAAGGAAAAACTAACCCCCTATTGTAACAGGTGCAAATTTTGAAGGTTCTTAAAACCCTTTTAAAACGACCATTTTTCCGTTTTTACTTTTTTATTAGTTTATAATACTCAAAGAAATTTTAAACACCTATAAAGGCCAATCCACTCACTGGAACCCTCAAATGCCTATAATTCCTAATTTAAGTGTGAGTAAGAATAAAAAAAGAGGCTAATTCAACACCTTAGCCTCTTAAGTATAATAGTGCGATAATTCAAAGGGTCCATTTATCCCCTTAAATTGGTCATCTTCCCCAACTTCAATAGTTTAGAAAGGGCTTCGTTAGATTGACCCTTACCTTCATCAGTATCTTCTTCAGGATTCACTTGCCCTTCAGATAGACTAATTGGTGAGGAAGCTAGCTTACTTTTCTGGGATACCGGCTGCACCATTTGTTGGGCAAGCGCCGCCCCTTCGGGATTCCCGACAATTAAAGAAACGATATTATAAAGAATCTTCTGCCCTTCCTCTGTTTTCAAAATTGCTAATTGTTCATTCGCAAAGGCGTCCATTGGAAGGTAAATACCTTGTTCCTTATATGATCCATTCCGAACCTTTAATCCATCTTCAATAAGCGCGCTGATAAGTTCATTTCTGCTTTTAAAGCTGTCTGCCAACTCATTAAATTCATTAGCCCATTTTATCGAAGTTTTTGGGGTATATTGAATACCTCGACCTGGAGTGATTTTTCTATTGGACAACGTTACCACCACCTTGTATCACAACTAAATGAAGATGTTGCTCTCATTTCTTTAATTTTCAAGCTTCAATAGATTGCTTTTCAATTTCAGCAATAATATTTTTCAAGAGATATGCCTTACTAGTAAAGAAACTGGCTTGATCTATATTCGGAGGAAATAGACAATCTTCATCTTTAAGTTCAGCTAAGTATTGATAGGCGAAGAGAAGTCCTCCCCCAACAATAATCATTTGCCCAACGTTTGTATCAACAAAATACCGGATGACTTTATCTTTCACTTCTTCGGCATATTCTTTCGTGTATTTATCAACAATCTTTGTGATATCTGCTGTTTTGGACTGCCATGTCGCTTTAAAAACAGGAGAATATTTAGGTTTTATAATCATTTTATCGATTTCTGGCTTAATGAACTTCCTCATGAATTCTTCACGTGTAAAAGAAATCTTAGGTGTTTTACCCACCCTTTCAAAACGGCTCCGTATGCTGTCAAATCCCTTTAGTTCTGCTGCTTCTTTCATAATTAAATCAATATATTTATTTGTACCTATCAGATGATTTGTGGATTTAGTTGAATTTAAACCATTTTCATCATATAGAGCTAAATCCAATGTTCCGGCTCCTAAATCAGCTATGGCAAACTCGTCATGGATTTGTGATGAAAATTCGGTTTCCACCACTTCCCCATCTACTAAATCAAAGGCCAATGCCAAGTAGCTCGTTACGCCTTCCACATTAAGCTGAACATCCGTAATGTTAAGGGTTATGGTTTTTCCTTTATAAGGCCCTTTTATTGCTGTAATTTCATGCTCACCCATATACAAGTTTATTTTTTCCGAAGACGCCTGTTTGGCCTCTTCTATTGGAAGTCCAAAACTCAATGGTACGTCTACCTTATCGGTCTTACCCGACTTCCAAGCTGCTAAGGCTAATCCAGCTAAAGTTGTTACTACATGGATTTCATTCCCTAATTTATCTCTTGCATCACTACTGGTTTCTCTTAAATTATTTTTGTCATTCGTTGAAATTTGAGCATATTCCCCTACTGTATAATAAGCATTTGTTCGATTCTTAGGTAAGGCTTTACTTTTTATATGTAAATGAAGAATCATATCATCGGGAAAAGATTTATCTGAGCTCTCATCTGGCATATCTTCGGCAGTAGTTTCAGCGTTTTCCCCGATTATACTCGCGATATTTATTGAAACAACATTTCCATTTTGATCGATATATGTAATTTTATTAGAAATGTTCCCACTATCTACTCCTGCGATTAAATAATCCTCTTTAAATAAAAAATCAAGTTTTGTCATGATTTTCCTCCTTTGGACTAATCTAGTTTAGTCTATTCTACTTATATCCAATATATAGAGATTTTTCATTAAAGTCAATAATAAGTTAGCGCTAGATTAGCGTTATCGGTACTCTAGCGCTAATCTCACATCGATAAACTAGCGCTATCTAGATCTTAATCTAGATATTAACTCAAAACCATTAAATATTTGGTTAATGCCCATTAAGTATTTGGCGATAAGTTGTCGTTATCGGTGTTTTAACTACCTTTTCCAAACTATATACCCCCGCAAATTATTGCTAAATGTTTTTATGCCGCAGTTGTTTATCGTTAAATTGACGTTATCGGTGTTTTAACTTAATTTACAAAGAAGAAATTCACTTATTAATCTAGACTAATCTAGTTTATTCATTTAATACTTTTTAAAATAAACTAGATTAGATTAGTTTATGTTGAATTCACTTCTTTTTTTATATTAAAGCCAGCAAACGTAGTTGATTAGTCTTTATCTAGTAGGTAAACTATAGATATAGATAAATTGACGCTTAGCGATAGGTAGATAAAAATAAGCTATAGTTAAACTAGCGTTAAGAGGAGGGTTATCGTGACAAATAGAGTCCAGGCTAATAAGGATTTCATTAAAGAAACACTTCGTGACGATGCATTATATACTTCGTTGGTGCTTGATAAGGAATATAGTAGCAATCTATTTAAGAAAGATATATTAGAGTTAGATCCCAATGCCATGTATTCAACTACTGATTGTTCCGATAAAATCTTTCATATAGCTAATTCAACCCTAAGGTATTACGTCAGGATGCTAGAGGGATACTTAGAGATATATGTAGAGGGCAGAAAAAAACGATTGCCGTACCTCAGCGTTTTTAAAATCCATATGACTTTACTGGCAATTGAGAGGGGCGAAACAATCTCTGATATCCAAGTTAAGTTATCGCTAAAATCGATTCCTCAACAAAATGGCGGGAAAGCAAAAGGGAGTAAATATAATGAAGAAACCTTAGATCAATTATTCTCTGAATTTGATAGAAGGCAGAATGTAATGATGAGAACCTTTACTCTACAAAATACGATCAATCTAATTGAAGTGGAGTTGCTAAGACGGAGAACGGGAATAGCTGATAGGCAAAGACAAATTGAAGTTATTGAAGAAAAGATTAAAAATCATCGGTTAAATCGCAAAATGGATCGACAAGCAGCGAATGTGTTACGTAAAAGTTTGGAACAAAAGAAAAATACAGGTTTTTTCTCATTTTTTGCAAAAAAAAATACAGAAGACACCTTGAATTTAGAAGCTGAAATACTGGTGGATGAACGAGACATTAAAGCTGACCATATAGAAGTGGAGTTTCTTGAAGAAATTGAAACACTAAGGAAGAAGATTAGCCAAATTGAAGAAGAGTCACTCGCTTTAGAGAAAAGGTTAAAATCTGAAACAGCACTTCTAACAAATGAAAGTAAAGTTCTAGAACAAACCATGGAAGATTAATGGTTCCTTTTTATTAGTTTCTGGTCCAAGTGTTAGAGAAAAAAATTGGCTGTTCCTAAACTTTTAGCACTTTATCGCAAAATGACTTTTTTACATTTCATCGTTCTGTCCTTTTTCTTAATGAAGATCAAGGATGGTCTATGGCTTTTCATTGCCTCTCTATACATTTATAGCAAGTAAGAGGGGAAAGGGAAGACCTTACCCCTTAATAACGTTGAATTGAAAAGGATACAAGTTTATGGCCCCATCTAAGGGGGCCTAAACTTGTATCCTTTTGATGGTTTAGAACTAGAATATTGGTAAAATCGATTTTCGTGAACGGTTCTCTAGAATGGGGTTCGTTTCACCGCTTAGCATCTATATTCTGGATATCTATTGGCGATTGTATAAAGATATTAGAATAAGCCATAAATTAAATATGTAATCTTTTAAAAGACAGTTTATTTAGATTTATATTTCTTCATATTAATCTAATATTTAATTGTTCTGTTAGAAGGGATTTACTCGTAAATAAACAAATTTAATAAAAAAGCATATTTAATAAGAGAAAACAAATTTAATAAAAGAAACAGAACTAATAGGCAATTTTCAATTGTTAGGTATATCCCTTGAGGCACAAGAGTTCTAGCCATTCTTAAGTGTTGCTAGAACAGAGTTTCCACGTTCCCACATATAGAATGCAAAAGAAGTCACATTTACACAGGCCTTTTTTTAAACTATTCACAAATACACAGTATCATATTTATAATATCCACTATTACACAAGGCAACATTCGGAAACAAATAGACGTAAAAAAAAATCCTTCTCAATAAATCTGCCAAAAACTGTTGCAGATGTGGGAAGGAAAGACTTTTGTTATAAGTAAATGCTTTTCTGCTTTTTTGGAGTAAATTCGAATAGCCCTGTGAATATCCTATTTTTTCACACGGCTGGTTAAGCTATTAAATTACACCGTGCAGCTCTGGCGTTTGGCCGGTTTTGGTGTATTCTTTGATTTTGGCTTCATGGATTAATTCATAAGGAATCTTTTTTAAGGCCCCAGGAAGGTACTTTCTAAAGGCCATTCTGAAAAAGGCGCCAATCGAGTAGAAATGGAAAGACCCTTTTCGTTGTTTTTCTGTATGTATATGAATTCCTATCTGATCCATTGTTTGTAAAAAGAAATTTTTTATGAATCGATCACGTATGGTGAAGCTTTCATAGTCCTCATCCATAAGATAGTTCAGTTTATTCATTACTTCCTGTTTATAGGAAATCATGACATCGATTTGGTCCCTTGGTTTAAATTTAATTTGATGCCCATCAAAGAAGTAGGTGAGCTCCTTGGATAGTTTCGACATGAGTGAGTTGACATTGAATTCATCCGTGTTTTCTTCCACACATTCCGGCTTCAAGGAAAAGGAGGCTTTTTTTATCCATATTTGCTTGCCACGAATCTCCACCCCTGTAAATTCGATGGAAAATAGAGCTTCTAAAACGCTTAAAGTTTTACGAACCCCTTTTGCATTTTTGTTTAGTTGAAGTTTAAGTGTCTTCATAGTCCGTTCTTGTTTGATTTTCTCCATTTCACCTGTCTTGCTGAAAGACAGACCAGTCCGGAACTGGTTTAGTAAGGATAAGAGAAGTTCAATTCCTTCCGGGTTGGAGGTACGTACGAATTCTGCTAAAATATTCGTTTCAAAAAGGGCATGCGGTATGATTAGGTAGTTGAGGGATACACCATTAAGTTCAGGTGTATTATACTTTTCAACATCTTTTAACACGATAACAGGTAACCCTTCGTGGATTTCCTCTTTCACAAAATGATGATCTTCTAAGAACTTTCTTCCTCCCCATAGGGTAGAATAAGAAATTCCAAGTTTCTTTGCCCAGTAAGAAAGGTTATATTCCTTAAGCATGCCTCGTTGGTTTTGTTCTACGTGTAATTGATTTAGCATGGTCATATATACGACATAGGCAGAAGCAGGAGGGCGCTCAAATGACTGATCACGAAGAAAATGGAATTCTTTTAAGATAGCGTGATGCATTCTAAAACCATGGATTCTTATTCTAGATTCTTTCATTTTTTGGCACTCCTCTCGCCTATTTTTCTAGTTTAAATTATAGCAGAATGGAAAAACAGGAAATGGTGTCCTTTATTAAGGGATTTTCAAAGTTGCACAACGGGTGCTCATCCCTTGGGGGGCAAGGGGTTGAAAAAAACTCTAAAAAATTTTGTGTGAGAGCAAACGTCATTTTTTCACAACGTTTGTGCATGGTGTGAAAGGAAACGTCATGGATTTATAGGGGAGGGGATTCGGAAAAACGTTGATATATCAATGTTTTTATAAAATAGCCCATCCAAAAATGGGCATGAATAAAAAAACTTGCACAGAAATGTGTGCAAGTTTGTGTGAGAGCAAACGTCATTTTAATCATTTTAGAACAAAAAGAGATTAATTTGGCACTATTTTGAGTGGTGTTCTAAATTTTGGCTGAAATTTTTGTTGGTAATGTAGGGGTGTAAAAGGATGTTTATCAAAATGCATTTAAAAATTTCAGATTAAATATAGGGAATTGTGCACATTGTGAAAGGAAACGTCAAACGGGAAAAAGTTGCACAGCTTATTATGGATGTATGAAATGTGCAAGCTGATTCGAGTTTATAAGATGTTTTGTTAACGGGAGATAAACCTGTATCCCCTTATCATTGTGCGCATTGTGAGAGCAAACGTCATATCGAAAAGAATAGATGCAAACCCATATAATGGTGTGCGCACTGTGAGAGGAAATGTCAAAAAAAATGAAAGAATAGATGTAATCTCATATAATGGTGTGCGCATTGTGAGAGGAAACGTCAAATGAAAGAATAGTTGCAATCCCATATAATGGTGTGCGCATTGTGAGAGGAAACGTCAAATGAAAGAATAGATGCAATTCCATATAAAGGTGTGCACATTGTGAGAGGAAACGTCAAATGAAAGAATAGATGTAAACCATATAAAGGTGTGCACATTGAAAAAGGAAACGTCCCTTAAATGATAGAGTTGAAAGAAATGCTGATATAACCGTATTTTCATCAAAAAACTGATCATCTATAATGGAACGAAAATTTAAAAACTTCCACAACAACGTGTGCAAGTATCCGGTCATGTTCCCTTTTATTGAACAGAAGGAAATAAAAATTCACGTAAGGATTTGGTTGTAACTTTTATATTTATTTTGCACGAATAACAAACCGTGTACAATTGCTGTTGCTTAATCAAGATTATATCTACTTTTTTTTTTGTTTGACAAGACCTCAAAAAGATTATGCAAATAGGAAATACCTCGTATTTGCTCAACTAACACATTATCAATGTTTTGAAGAGAGTTAAGGGCAATTTCCTTAGCATAGGCAGGATTTGTAGATCCATTTAATAATTTATGGTGGATTAAGTCTCTAAATGAATAAGGGAACGGCATTTTCCCCCAATATTAAAAGCCCAATCTCTAGCTTACAACACTGAGAATTTAGACTTTAGTTAATTCACAAACGCGCGCCCTATAATGCATAACAAT
This window encodes:
- a CDS encoding ParM/StbA family protein yields the protein MTKLDFLFKEDYLIAGVDSGNISNKITYIDQNGNVVSINIASIIGENAETTAEDMPDESSDKSFPDDMILHLHIKSKALPKNRTNAYYTVGEYAQISTNDKNNLRETSSDARDKLGNEIHVVTTLAGLALAAWKSGKTDKVDVPLSFGLPIEEAKQASSEKINLYMGEHEITAIKGPYKGKTITLNITDVQLNVEGVTSYLALAFDLVDGEVVETEFSSQIHDEFAIADLGAGTLDLALYDENGLNSTKSTNHLIGTNKYIDLIMKEAAELKGFDSIRSRFERVGKTPKISFTREEFMRKFIKPEIDKMIIKPKYSPVFKATWQSKTADITKIVDKYTKEYAEEVKDKVIRYFVDTNVGQMIIVGGGLLFAYQYLAELKDEDCLFPPNIDQASFFTSKAYLLKNIIAEIEKQSIEA